A region of the bacterium genome:
AACAGTAAACAGTAGTTAGAGCTTATCCCCAAAACGATCCGAGCCGCGACCGTTAGGGAGCGACCACTGGCGCCCTCTATCCATCGACAGTTGTAGCTGCCTCCTATATCGGCTTTCATCGCGCCGAGGTCTTGGGATAGGCTTTTAGTAGATAGTAAGCAGTAGACAGTAAATAGATTACCTGCTGACTACTGTCTGCTGTCTACTCTTTTAGGTAGCTGCGAGAGATCAGTCAGGCCAAAATGTTTCAGGAACGCCTGGGTGGTTTTATACATAACCGGCCGGCCAGGGGCTTCAGACCGTCCAGCAATTTGAATCAAATTGGTCTTAAGTAGATTTTTAATCAAAGGACCTGCTCCGCCTATTCCTCTAATGGATTCTATCTCAGCCCGGGTGACAGGCTGCTGGTAAGCAATTATAGACAAAACTTCCAGAGCGGAGCGGGAAAACTTTATTCGCTGAGGAAGCCCTTTTAGTTTCTGTATCCAGGGGGTAAATTCCGGTCGGGTAGATATCTGATAGCCGTTAGCCACTTCACGTAACTGTATCCCTCTGTTTCCATTTTCGTAATCCATCCTCAGTTCATCGAGCAGGGTTTTAGCCTCTTCTTCCTTTATTTCCAGAACCTGGACGATTTGTTTCAAAGCAAGGGGTTCATCAGCCACAAAGAGCAGGGACTCAATGGCCCCCTTAGCCTGACCGGGATTAAGATCAACGGTGGTTGGTAGTCTTTTTTG
Encoded here:
- the scpB gene encoding SMC-Scp complex subunit ScpB, which encodes MQKRLPTTVDLNPGQAKGAIESLLFVADEPLALKQIVQVLEIKEEEAKTLLDELRMDYENGNRGIQLREVANGYQISTRPEFTPWIQKLKGLPQRIKFSRSALEVLSIIAYQQPVTRAEIESIRGIGGAGPLIKNLLKTNLIQIAGRSEAPGRPVMYKTTQAFLKHFGLTDLSQLPKRVDSRQ